In Selenomonas dianae, a genomic segment contains:
- the hisS gene encoding histidine--tRNA ligase, whose product MLTNAPRGTKDILPDTVGAWTHVENVIRDLCARYGYHEIRTPVFEHTELFQRGIGDGTDVVDKEMYTFTDRGDRSLTLRPENTASAVRAYLQNKLYADGGLQKLFYIGSMFRYDRPQAGRMREFHQFGVEAIGGESPAVDAEAILLAYDFLTTLGLKGLTLKLNSVGCPNCRPVYRERLQAYFKEHLPALCGDCQDRYTRSPLRILDCKADADKPFMAGAPAITDCLCAECSTHFEAVQAHLTNAGVTYELDPRLVRGLDYYTRTAFEIAYPPLGAQSAVAGGGRYDGLVEELGGSPTPAVGFAAGLERVLLALEQQHLLPEPPPAADVFLIALGETAAAAAFPLLHDLRQGGVCTLMDYAGRSMKAQMKQANKSGARYAVILGEDELARHEAVVRDMMESTQETYSLDDMVKRLISEVKG is encoded by the coding sequence ATGCTGACGAATGCGCCACGGGGAACAAAGGACATACTGCCCGATACGGTGGGTGCGTGGACACATGTGGAGAACGTCATCCGCGATCTCTGCGCCCGCTATGGCTACCACGAGATCCGTACGCCGGTCTTTGAGCACACGGAGCTGTTTCAGCGTGGGATCGGCGACGGTACGGATGTCGTGGACAAGGAGATGTATACCTTTACCGACCGCGGCGACCGCAGTCTGACACTGCGCCCGGAGAATACGGCATCCGCCGTGCGCGCCTATCTGCAGAACAAACTCTATGCGGATGGGGGGCTGCAGAAGCTCTTTTACATCGGCTCGATGTTTCGCTATGACCGCCCGCAGGCGGGGCGTATGCGCGAGTTTCACCAGTTCGGTGTGGAGGCAATCGGCGGAGAGAGTCCTGCCGTGGATGCCGAGGCGATTCTGCTCGCGTACGATTTCCTCACGACACTTGGTCTAAAGGGGCTGACGCTCAAGCTGAACTCCGTCGGCTGTCCGAACTGCCGCCCCGTCTATCGGGAGCGTTTGCAGGCGTATTTCAAGGAGCATTTGCCCGCGCTCTGCGGCGATTGTCAGGATCGCTACACGCGAAGCCCTCTGCGGATTCTCGACTGCAAGGCGGACGCAGACAAGCCGTTTATGGCGGGCGCACCTGCGATTACGGACTGCCTGTGCGCGGAGTGCTCCACACATTTTGAGGCGGTACAGGCGCATCTGACGAATGCGGGTGTGACGTACGAGCTTGATCCACGTCTCGTGCGCGGTTTGGACTATTACACGCGGACGGCGTTTGAGATCGCCTATCCGCCGCTCGGTGCGCAGAGTGCTGTTGCGGGCGGCGGTCGCTATGACGGGCTTGTCGAGGAGCTCGGCGGCAGTCCGACGCCTGCGGTCGGATTTGCGGCGGGATTGGAGCGCGTGCTGCTCGCACTGGAGCAGCAGCATCTCCTGCCGGAGCCTCCCCCTGCGGCGGATGTCTTTCTCATCGCGCTCGGGGAGACTGCGGCAGCGGCTGCGTTCCCGCTGCTGCACGATCTGCGGCAGGGCGGTGTATGTACTCTGATGGACTATGCGGGGCGCAGCATGAAGGCGCAGATGAAACAGGCGAACAAGTCCGGTGCACGCTATGCCGTTATTCTCGGCGAGGATGAACTCGCGAGGCATGAGGCAGTTGTGCGGGATATGATGGAGAGCACGCAGGAGACATATTCTCTTGACGATATGGTAAAACGATTGATTTCTGAGGTGAAGGGCTGA
- the aspS gene encoding aspartate--tRNA ligase → METMQGLKRTHDCGTLRKEQVGGEVTLCGWVSRRRDHGGLIFVDMRDRSGFVQIVFDEAAMAEGTFHEAEMLRSEFVICVRGTVRARSAETVNPNMATGEIEIVVSELRILNKAKTPPFYIQDGIDVDEMIRLRYRYLDLRRPEMQENIMLRHRVTKIMRDFFDRNGFLEIETPMLCKSTPEGARDFLVPSRLNAGEFYALPQSPQIFKQLLMVSGFEKYFQIVRCFRDEDLRADRQPEFTQLDIEMSFMDQDSILTLMEEMVKDLFEKSMGVKVDTPLRRMSWDEAMERFGSDKPDLRFGMELQDITDYVGGSEFKVFNAVMEAGGRVKVINVEGYANIPRRELDGLVSYVQGYGAKGLAWIQYTEEGVKSPFKKFYSDETFETIKNAVGAKTGDLLLVVADQPAVVAQALGELRLEMGRRRGLIDPDALSFLWVVDFPMFEYSAEEKRYKAMHHPFTAPRDEDIPLLATDPGRVKANAYDMVLNGVEIGGGSLRIYRSDLQEQVFETLGFAPEEARERFGFMMNAFEYGTPPHGGLAFGLDRLVMIMAKRRSIRDVIPFPKTQSASDVMCEAPSPVDEKQLRELYIRTAVPKKKTENAAQ, encoded by the coding sequence ATGGAAACGATGCAGGGACTCAAACGGACACATGACTGCGGTACGCTCCGCAAGGAGCAGGTCGGCGGGGAGGTAACGCTGTGCGGCTGGGTGTCGCGCCGCCGCGACCACGGCGGGCTGATCTTTGTCGATATGCGCGATCGCTCGGGCTTTGTGCAGATCGTCTTTGACGAGGCGGCGATGGCAGAGGGCACGTTCCACGAGGCGGAGATGCTGCGCTCGGAGTTTGTCATCTGTGTGCGCGGCACGGTGCGTGCGCGCAGTGCGGAGACGGTGAATCCGAATATGGCGACGGGTGAGATCGAGATCGTCGTCAGCGAGCTGCGGATTTTGAACAAGGCAAAGACCCCGCCGTTCTACATTCAGGACGGCATCGACGTGGACGAGATGATCCGTCTGCGCTATCGCTATCTCGATCTGCGCCGTCCCGAGATGCAGGAGAATATCATGCTGCGCCATCGTGTGACGAAGATCATGCGCGACTTCTTTGACCGGAACGGCTTCCTTGAGATCGAGACACCGATGCTCTGCAAGAGCACGCCCGAGGGCGCACGCGACTTCCTTGTGCCGAGCCGCCTCAATGCGGGCGAGTTCTACGCGCTGCCGCAGTCGCCGCAGATCTTCAAGCAGCTCCTCATGGTTTCTGGCTTTGAGAAGTATTTCCAGATTGTGCGCTGCTTCCGCGATGAGGATCTGCGTGCCGACCGTCAGCCCGAGTTCACGCAGCTTGATATTGAGATGTCCTTCATGGATCAGGACTCCATTCTCACGCTGATGGAGGAGATGGTGAAGGATCTCTTCGAGAAGAGTATGGGCGTGAAGGTTGACACTCCGCTGCGCCGGATGTCGTGGGACGAGGCGATGGAGCGTTTCGGCTCGGACAAGCCCGATCTGCGCTTCGGTATGGAATTGCAGGACATCACGGACTACGTCGGTGGCTCGGAGTTCAAGGTGTTCAATGCCGTCATGGAGGCGGGCGGCCGCGTCAAGGTCATCAACGTTGAGGGTTACGCGAACATTCCGCGCCGCGAACTGGACGGACTTGTTTCCTACGTGCAGGGGTACGGGGCGAAGGGGCTCGCGTGGATTCAGTACACGGAGGAGGGCGTAAAGTCGCCCTTCAAGAAGTTCTATTCGGATGAGACGTTCGAAACGATCAAGAACGCCGTCGGGGCAAAGACGGGCGATCTCCTGCTCGTCGTCGCCGATCAGCCCGCTGTCGTGGCACAGGCACTCGGCGAACTGCGCCTTGAAATGGGTCGCCGGCGGGGGCTGATTGACCCCGACGCATTGTCCTTCCTCTGGGTCGTGGACTTCCCGATGTTCGAGTACAGTGCGGAGGAGAAGCGTTACAAGGCTATGCACCATCCGTTCACCGCGCCGCGCGACGAGGACATTCCATTGCTCGCGACCGACCCGGGACGCGTCAAGGCGAACGCCTATGACATGGTGCTGAACGGCGTTGAGATCGGCGGCGGCAGTCTGCGTATTTACCGCAGCGATCTGCAGGAGCAGGTCTTTGAGACGCTGGGCTTTGCGCCCGAGGAGGCGCGTGAGCGCTTCGGCTTTATGATGAATGCGTTCGAGTACGGCACGCCGCCGCATGGCGGACTTGCGTTCGGTCTGGATCGCCTCGTCATGATTATGGCGAAGCGCCGCAGTATCCGCGATGTCATTCCGTTCCCCAAGACGCAGAGCGCATCGGATGTCATGTGCGAAGCACCGTCGCCGGTTGACGAGAAGCAGCTGCGCGAACTCTACATCCGCACGGCTGTACCGAAGAAAAAGACGGAAAATGCCGCGCAGTAA
- a CDS encoding WecB/TagA/CpsF family glycosyltransferase: MAKRVNILGVEVDAVTMAEAVAAVRSYMDARANVMIATANAEMIMRATHDKELCTVLNAAALVVPDGAGTVWAARHLGFAMPERVAGYDLAQELMRGAPAEGRRVYFFGSAPGVAEKAKAKAEHLYPGIEIVGVRNGFFKPEDNAAIIAAIRAAKPDLLLVALGVPKQEKWIAAHLAELGVPVAIGVGGTLDVMAGVMKRAPHWMQKAKLEWLFRGMLQPKRAGRLLALPKFVWKVHASRK; encoded by the coding sequence TTGGCTAAGCGGGTTAATATTTTAGGTGTCGAGGTCGATGCGGTCACGATGGCGGAGGCGGTTGCCGCCGTGCGCTCCTATATGGACGCGCGTGCGAATGTGATGATCGCCACGGCGAACGCGGAGATGATCATGCGTGCGACGCATGACAAGGAACTCTGTACAGTTCTCAATGCGGCGGCACTTGTTGTGCCGGACGGTGCGGGGACGGTCTGGGCGGCACGCCATCTGGGGTTCGCGATGCCCGAGCGCGTTGCGGGTTATGACCTCGCACAGGAACTGATGCGCGGCGCACCTGCCGAGGGGCGGCGCGTCTACTTCTTCGGCTCTGCGCCCGGCGTTGCGGAGAAGGCGAAGGCAAAGGCGGAGCACCTGTACCCCGGCATTGAGATCGTCGGTGTGCGTAATGGCTTCTTCAAACCGGAGGACAATGCGGCGATCATTGCGGCGATTCGTGCGGCAAAACCGGATCTCCTGCTTGTCGCGCTCGGCGTGCCAAAACAGGAGAAGTGGATCGCCGCGCATCTGGCGGAGCTCGGCGTGCCCGTTGCGATTGGTGTCGGCGGGACACTCGACGTGATGGCGGGCGTGATGAAGCGCGCGCCGCACTGGATGCAGAAGGCAAAACTCGAATGGCTCTTTCGCGGGATGCTTCAGCCGAAGCGTGCGGGGCGATTGCTTGCACTGCCGAAATTCGTGTGGAAGGTACACGCCTCGCGAAAATAA